A region from the Palaemon carinicauda isolate YSFRI2023 chromosome 16, ASM3689809v2, whole genome shotgun sequence genome encodes:
- the LOC137655492 gene encoding protein SON-like: MELYLVASSMRELSLVASSTKELYLVASSMRELSLVASSTKELYLVASSMRELSLVASSTKELYLVASSMSEHLLAASPMRELSLVTSFMREITFVAFSMRELSLFAYCRRDLSAFFFIERELSLIVYYTKELNLSIPNQG; encoded by the coding sequence ATGGAGCTCTATTTGGTTGCCTCTTCCATGAGGGAACTCTCTTTAGTTGCTTCTTCCACGAAGGAGCTCTATTTGGTTGCCTCTTCCATGAGGGAACTCTCTTTAGTTGCTTCTTCCACGAAGGAGCTCTATTTGGTTGCCTCTTCCATGAGGGAACTCTCTTTAGTTGCTTCTTCCACGAAGGAGCTCTATTTGGTTGCCTCTTCCATGAGTGAACATCTTTTGGCTGCTTCCCCCATGAGGGAACTCTCTTTGGTTACTTCTTTCATGAGGGAAATCACTTTTGTTGCTTTCTCCATGAGGGAACTCTCCCTCTTTGCTTATTGCAGAAGGGACCTATCTGCCTTCTTTTTTATTGAGAGGGAACTCTCCCTCATTGTTTATTACACGAAGGAACTCAATCTCTCTATACCTAATCAAGGTTAA